AGGGTAGGACGGTGCGAGAGATAGATATCGGTCGTTCCAAGGCGTTCTTCCGCCGTCCCTGCCGGGACGGATTATTTTGTTGGGGCGTTTTCCGGGGATGTTATCCCGGGCTAAGGTCCGGCAACCCTCCGGGTTGCGGGATGGTATGCGTCTGGCGTGGCGGGTTTTTTGAGTCATCTTGGACGGTATTTTTTTTCGTGGGGTGTGAGGAAATTGGGGCTCGCGGGTACGCTCTCCCTCCCATTTTTTGGGCGGTTGGTTGGTGGGGACGGTGGTGGAGGGGTTTAGTTTTTCTTTTGTTCGGGCGCAGGAGTTGGGACGGCTGCGCGGCAGCGCAGCCCTACCAAGTTAAAGGGTTTGGGGCGGCGCTTTGCGCCGCTTGGTGGTGTGGTGTGAAATATTGGTTGGGCGATTGTTTGAATTTTGGCGAGGGCATTTGGGAACTGAAAAGTTGATGCGGAATGGGTTGAACGGCTAGTGATAAGCGGGGGTTTGCCATTCGGCTTGAATGTTGGGGGGTGAATCTTGAAACTGCTTCCCATGTTGTCGGAAAAAAATTGGACGGCGATGGGGATGCTCTGGCTGATTGCGTGTATCTTTGTCTGTATTTTTTTTGTGACGATCTGGCAGGGGGTGGTGCAGCATTTCGCAAGCAAGGGGACTTTTGATGAGGGGACGCTGCCGTTTTTGGTGTTTTCTTCTTTGGCGTTGCATGGGTCTATTTTGTTTGGGACGGGGTTTTATCTTTGGATCAATGAGTGGTCGTGGTCGGAGACGTTTGGGTTTAATTCGCCGCATAAATTGTATGCGTTGTTGCTGGGGGTGGTGGCGGCTCTTTTGTTTTTGCCGGTGGGGATGGTGTTGCTGGATGTGATGACGAAGGTGCTGAGTTTGATGCACATCGAATCGCCGCCGCAGGCGGCGGTGGAGGAGTTTTCTAAAACGGTTTCGCTTGGCAGTCGCATTTATTTGATTGTGTTCGCGACGGTGATTGCGCCGGTGGCGGAGGAGGTTTTTTTTCGCGGGGTGTTGTATCGCGGGCTCAAGCAGATTGGGTATCCGCGGGTGGCGTTGTGGGGGACGGCGCTGGCGTTCGCGGCGATTCATAAGAGCCTGGCGATTTTTGTGCCGCTGTTTATCCTGAGTTTGTTGCTGTCGTGGCTTTATGATAAGACGCGGAATTTATTGGCGTCCATTGCGGCGCATTCGGTTTTCAATACGTTGAATGTGATTCTTTTGTCGCAGGGGGATTCGATTCAGGATTTTTTTGACCGGCATTTTCATCATTTTTCATGAAGGAATTTGAACTTATCGGACGGTTGATAAAATCGCTGCCGGGCAATGAATCGCTGGTGGTAGGCGCGGGGGATGATTGCGCGGTGCTGGACGTGGGGATGGCGGATCGGGTGCTGCTGTTCAAGACGGATGCGGTGGTGGAGGGGGTGCATTTCACCGCGGAGACGCCGCCGGAAAAGATCGGGCGCAAGGCGCTGGCGCGCTGCTTGAGCGATATCGCGGCGATGGCGGGCGTGCCGACGGCGGCGGTGGTGACGCTGGGGTTGCCGCGCGATTTCGACGCGGAGCGGGTGGAGAAAATTTATGCGGGTCTGAATGCGCTGGCGCTTGAGAATGGCGTGGCGATTGCGGGGGGTGAGACGGT
This sequence is a window from Verrucomicrobiia bacterium. Protein-coding genes within it:
- a CDS encoding CPBP family intramembrane glutamic endopeptidase, which encodes MKLLPMLSEKNWTAMGMLWLIACIFVCIFFVTIWQGVVQHFASKGTFDEGTLPFLVFSSLALHGSILFGTGFYLWINEWSWSETFGFNSPHKLYALLLGVVAALLFLPVGMVLLDVMTKVLSLMHIESPPQAAVEEFSKTVSLGSRIYLIVFATVIAPVAEEVFFRGVLYRGLKQIGYPRVALWGTALAFAAIHKSLAIFVPLFILSLLLSWLYDKTRNLLASIAAHSVFNTLNVILLSQGDSIQDFFDRHFHHFS